CTCCTCGACGGCGGCCGGGACCAGTTCCGGGTCGCGGCACAGCAGTTCGTAGCGCTCGGGCCGGTCCAGCAGCAGGTGGACCAGGCCGGCCAGCCGGTCGGCGGTGGTTCCGTAGCCGCCCGCGAGCAGCACGATGCAGAACGAGATCAGCTCGCCCTCGCTCAGCCGGTCGCCCTCGTCGCGTGCCGCGATCAGCACGCTCAGCATGTCGTCGCCGGGACGGGCGCGTTTGGCGGCCACGAGGTCGGTGAGGTAGCCGGTCATGTCGTCCACGGCGGCGATCACCTCGGCGTCCGGCAGGGCGGTGACGCTGCGCAGCGCGTCGTTCCAGGCGTCCAGCTGATCGCCGTCGAGCCGGGGCGTCCCCAGCAGGTCGCAGATCACGGTCAGCGGGAGCGGCCGGGTGAAGTGCGCGACGAGATCGGCGTGGCGCGGCCGGCGCTCCATGCCGTCCAGCAACTGGCCGGCCAGCAGCGCGATGCCGCCGCGCATCGCCTCCGCCCGGCGTCCGCTGAGGGCGGGCGCGACGAGCCTGCGCAGCCGGGAGTGCTCGGGCGGGTCGGCGGCGAGGATCGACTCCGGCAGGGTGGTCGTGCGGTTGATCCTCGGCCCCTCGCCCCTGGTCGCCCGGGCGCGGCTGAAGCAGGGCTCCGCCAGGACCCGGCGGACGTCGGCGTGCCGGGTCACCAGCCACGCGGGGTCACCGCTGGGCAGCCGCACCCGGATGACCGGGGCGTTCTGGCGCAGTTCGGCGAACTCGGGCATCGGGTCGAGCCCGTCCCGGTGGGGGAAGGGGAACGCCCGTATCTCTTCTGCCTGGTTCATGCGGCCCTTCGGCGGGTGCGGGGGTGGCGGGTCAGGGGCGTTCGTAGACGGAGACGTGGTAGCCGCTGTCGCGGGTGAAGGGGGCACCGGTCCAGCTGCCCCAGCGCTCCTTGAGCCGCAGGCCGGCCCGGTCCGCCATCAGGTCGAGCTCGCCGTGGCCCGCGTACCGGAACTCCACGCGCAGGTGCCGGGTGCGCCCGTCCTCGTGGATCACGTAGTGCGAGCGGTAGCGCTGGGCCGACGGCTCGAGCGTCCGGTGGCACAGCACCAGGTGGTCCTCGCCCTCGGCGACGATCTCCGGTCCGGCCGCCGCTGCCAGGGCCTCGGGCACGTGGGCGTCCAGGACGAAGAGACCGCCCGGCGCGAGCCGGGCCGCCGCGGCCGCGAAGCAGCGTATCTGGGCGGCCTGGTCGGGCAGTTCGGCGAAGGTGCCGCCGGCCAGGTAGACCAGGCTGAAGCTCCCGGCGACCGGGACCTCGGTGAAGTCCCCGAGCGTCACCGGGATTCCGGCCCCGCCGGGCTTGGCGCGCAGCCGTCGCAGCATCGCCTCGGATCCGTCGACGCCGTGTACCTCGATGCCGTGCTCCCGCAGCGGCAGGGCGATCCGCCCGGTGCCGATGCCGAGTTCGAGCACCGGCCCCGGGCCGGCGAGAGCGGTGAGGGCCTCGACCGTGGCTCCGGTGACGCCCGGCTTCGAGAACCAGCGGTCGTAGTCGTCGGCGAACTCCCCGGCATAGCCAGGGCTCGACACCGGAGGTACGGGGTTCATACGGCTCCTACCCGAAGGGATGGGGATGGCCGGTGTGGCCGGCGGACGGCAGGGGGAGGGCTCCGGGGGCGAGCAGGCGCACCACCCGCACCCCCGCCTCACGGGCCGGCGCGGAGGTGCTCTCGACCAGGATCACGTCCCGGCCGGTGTGCCCGGCGAGCACGTCCAGCGGGTCCGTGCGTACGCCGCTGCCGGGGCGGAGCTCCGGGACCGGCCGTACGTCCCACAGGCCGAGGCTGTCCTGGCGGTGGTACGTCCACAGCGCGTGCTGGACGGCGGTGACGGGCGGGCTCGTACCGTGCCACTCGTCCCAGGCCCGGCGCGCGACCCGGGTCCGCATGCTCCACCGGACCATGACCGCCTCGTAGGCCGCCTTCTCCGCCAGGGCCCCGACGTTGTCCGCGGGACCGCAGCGCGCGCCGAAGGCCTGACCGGTGCCGTCGGGCCGGTGCAGGCACACCACGACGCAGGCGCATCCGGCCGGAGCCGGGACCCCGAAGGCCGTCGCCGTCAGCCCGCTCGACCGCAGGAACCCCGCCAGGGCCGGCGGCGGGGCGAAGGGGAGCAGGCTCGGCGGCCGGTCCGCGAGCCCGTACCAGCTGCGCCGGATCAGGTCGCGTTCGAGTACCTCCCAGGCCGCGTGCCGGGCCGCCGACATCACGTCGGGGTGCGCGGCGAGGCCCGTGGACCCCGACGACTGCGCGGCGTCGCAACCGGGCGGCGGACGGTGGTGGAGGAAGGCCGCGCCCGCCGGGACGAACACCTCCGCCCCCCGGACCGTCCGGCCGCGCACCCACAGCCGCCGGGTGTCCGCGCGTACCTGTGGCTCAACGGCGGGGATCCCCTCGCGGCGCAGCTCCTCCCGGGTGCCCACCAGCTCGGCGGCGGCCTCGGCCTCCCGGCCCGCCATCACGTTCCCGAGCCGCTCCAGCAGCTCCCCGCGGGCGCCCAGGGTGACCTGGTCCCGGTCGTGCCCCGCGGCACTGCCGACGAGCACCGGCGCCCCGCCGGCCGCGCTCGTCGTCTCGAACGCCGCCGAACGGGCCGCGACCCGGGCGAACAGCAGGTCCGGCTGCTGCGGATAGGGGGCGAACACCTGGGGAGCCCATGACGTCACGCGGACTCTCCGAGTACGCCGGCGCACTGCGCGAGCAGCCGCTGCCCGTGGGCGGTCAGCTTGCCGGAGTGGGAGTCCAGGGTCTCCACGGCCTGGTGCGCCGAGCCCAGGAGCCTGTCGTGCCGGGCCCCTACCGCCGGGTCCTCCAGAACCGCGAGCCGGCGGTACAGCAGCACGCTCCGGGCCAGTACGAC
The Streptomyces sp. NBC_00091 genome window above contains:
- a CDS encoding cytochrome P450; this translates as MNQAEEIRAFPFPHRDGLDPMPEFAELRQNAPVIRVRLPSGDPAWLVTRHADVRRVLAEPCFSRARATRGEGPRINRTTTLPESILAADPPEHSRLRRLVAPALSGRRAEAMRGGIALLAGQLLDGMERRPRHADLVAHFTRPLPLTVICDLLGTPRLDGDQLDAWNDALRSVTALPDAEVIAAVDDMTGYLTDLVAAKRARPGDDMLSVLIAARDEGDRLSEGELISFCIVLLAGGYGTTADRLAGLVHLLLDRPERYELLCRDPELVPAAVEELLRYGQATVGANLRVATRDVVLGGVEIKEGEAVIPLTSSANHDEDVHPAPDLLDLTRAAPAHLAFGYGAHFCVGAQLARVQLQEALAALVVRLPTLRAAGPAQWKRGQITRAPRTLPVRW
- a CDS encoding class I SAM-dependent methyltransferase, giving the protein MNPVPPVSSPGYAGEFADDYDRWFSKPGVTGATVEALTALAGPGPVLELGIGTGRIALPLREHGIEVHGVDGSEAMLRRLRAKPGGAGIPVTLGDFTEVPVAGSFSLVYLAGGTFAELPDQAAQIRCFAAAAARLAPGGLFVLDAHVPEALAAAAGPEIVAEGEDHLVLCHRTLEPSAQRYRSHYVIHEDGRTRHLRVEFRYAGHGELDLMADRAGLRLKERWGSWTGAPFTRDSGYHVSVYERP
- a CDS encoding YcaO-like family protein, which encodes MTSWAPQVFAPYPQQPDLLFARVAARSAAFETTSAAGGAPVLVGSAAGHDRDQVTLGARGELLERLGNVMAGREAEAAAELVGTREELRREGIPAVEPQVRADTRRLWVRGRTVRGAEVFVPAGAAFLHHRPPPGCDAAQSSGSTGLAAHPDVMSAARHAAWEVLERDLIRRSWYGLADRPPSLLPFAPPPALAGFLRSSGLTATAFGVPAPAGCACVVVCLHRPDGTGQAFGARCGPADNVGALAEKAAYEAVMVRWSMRTRVARRAWDEWHGTSPPVTAVQHALWTYHRQDSLGLWDVRPVPELRPGSGVRTDPLDVLAGHTGRDVILVESTSAPAREAGVRVVRLLAPGALPLPSAGHTGHPHPFG